A genomic segment from Paenibacillus sp. encodes:
- the gcvPA gene encoding aminomethyl-transferring glycine dehydrogenase subunit GcvPA translates to MERTKPNAAAPHRYLPVTPEDEREMLACIGASSIEELFADIPESIRFRGRLAVSEALDEGALLAHMKRLAGRNVDLDRAVSFLGAGIYDHHIPVVIQHLAGRSEFYTAYTPYQPEISQGELQAIFEFQSYICELTGLAVANASMYDGATAFAEAGALASGALRRPRLAVSRAAHPEAREVLTTTARGLGLAIDWIDAPNGVTDPDAVRAAVRTDTAAVMIQSPNFFGAIEDTAAIAAAAHAAGALCVVSANPLSLGALQPPGKLGADIVVGDAQPLGIAPSFGGPTCGYFAVSAEYMRRIPGRIVGQTVDRDGKRGFVLTLQAREQHIRREKATSNICSNQALLALCSSIYLSVMGKRGLADVAALNMRKAHYAMQRLTAIPGVERRFAAPYFNEFAIRLPDGAPSIRDANAKLLERGYLGGFDLGRVDPSFEGCMLIAVTERRTKEEIDAFASELEAILR, encoded by the coding sequence ATGGAACGCACGAAGCCGAACGCGGCGGCGCCGCATCGGTATTTGCCGGTAACGCCTGAGGATGAACGGGAGATGCTGGCCTGCATTGGCGCGTCGTCGATCGAGGAGCTGTTCGCGGACATTCCGGAATCGATCCGGTTCCGAGGGCGTCTCGCCGTCTCGGAGGCGCTGGACGAAGGCGCCCTGCTCGCGCATATGAAGCGGCTGGCCGGCCGCAACGTCGATCTCGATCGGGCGGTCAGCTTTCTCGGAGCGGGCATCTACGATCACCATATCCCCGTCGTCATCCAGCATTTGGCCGGACGGTCCGAGTTCTACACGGCCTACACGCCATACCAGCCGGAAATTTCGCAGGGCGAGCTTCAGGCGATCTTCGAATTCCAATCGTACATTTGCGAACTGACCGGCCTCGCCGTCGCGAACGCGAGCATGTACGACGGCGCCACCGCTTTCGCGGAGGCGGGCGCCCTCGCCTCCGGAGCGCTGCGTCGGCCCCGTCTCGCCGTCTCCCGAGCGGCGCATCCGGAAGCGCGCGAGGTGCTGACGACGACGGCGCGCGGGCTCGGCCTCGCGATCGATTGGATCGATGCGCCGAACGGCGTCACGGACCCCGACGCGGTGCGCGCCGCCGTCCGCACCGACACCGCCGCCGTCATGATCCAATCGCCCAATTTCTTCGGGGCGATCGAGGATACAGCGGCGATCGCGGCCGCCGCTCATGCCGCGGGAGCGCTGTGCGTCGTCAGCGCCAATCCGCTCTCCCTCGGCGCGCTGCAGCCGCCGGGGAAGCTCGGCGCCGACATCGTCGTCGGCGACGCGCAACCGCTCGGCATCGCCCCGTCGTTCGGCGGGCCGACCTGCGGCTATTTCGCCGTCAGCGCCGAGTATATGCGCCGCATCCCCGGCCGCATCGTCGGCCAAACGGTCGACCGGGACGGCAAGCGCGGCTTCGTGCTGACGCTGCAGGCGCGCGAGCAGCACATTCGGCGCGAGAAGGCGACGTCCAACATATGCTCCAACCAGGCGCTGCTGGCGCTGTGCTCCTCGATCTACTTGTCCGTCATGGGCAAACGCGGCCTTGCCGACGTCGCGGCGCTGAATATGCGCAAGGCGCATTACGCAATGCAGCGGCTTACGGCGATTCCGGGCGTCGAGCGGCGGTTCGCCGCACCGTACTTCAACGAGTTCGCGATCCGGCTGCCGGACGGCGCCCCTTCGATTCGCGACGCGAACGCGAAGCTGCTCGAACGCGGCTACCTCGGCGGCTTCGATTTGGGCCGCGTCGATCCGTCGTTCGAAGGCTGCATGCTGATCGCCGTCACCGAGCGGCGCACGAAAGAAGAGATCGACGCGTTCGCGTCGGAACTGGAGGCGATTCTGCGATGA